A stretch of the Leptidea sinapis chromosome 5, ilLepSina1.1, whole genome shotgun sequence genome encodes the following:
- the LOC126964507 gene encoding dual specificity protein kinase Ttk, translated as MSGNTESTANSIKFVPMPMSALLANLELIENQAESPDTSFTADNKESPFSDTVAKKCNDEVKTIRTRTPQLKISKDIKTFSSERKGVKDFNKENTGDNLESYRPSNKMCKSSQKLSIFRSYTDENCKDINVLAPNNTNNIIPENKSNSTVRKPSPMVAPVAKAPNSIQKTNATTPKIKSGIRKFTPGSAKHSNKKTPKLLVLQNREKVRCELFRQNQEREEDSAPSAPAPACVPVQDTPLNSKVLPPSYAATPSYPQGKAGPNNSKVLFKTTSIKNKKYMFIKKLGAGGSSEVYKVLEVGTSCEYAVKCVYLNTDQEMAQGYINEVRLLRELQNSDRVIRLFDYEYDRANKFLRLVLEVGETDLSSFLRVRGAGLPPALVLHYWEEMLLAVNYIHEHGVIHADLKPANFLLVCGRLKLIDFGIASAISSDATSVVRAQAAGTYSYISPEALMGGAGGYSNSSNIKISFKSDVWSLGCILYSMVYGRTPFGHIPNLAKLAAILDPNHRIEYPPANHLPTSLLSALKWCLTYNARARPAVRDLLALRHLQTEPCSAQTPLPPRLLERLKAHVTADEFAMLQQARI; from the exons ATGAGTGGTAATACAGAATCAACGGCTAATAGCATAAAGTTTGTGCCAATGCCGATGTCGGCATTGTTGGCAAATTTAGAACTTATCGAGAATCAAGCTGAAAGTCCAGATACCAGTTTTACTGCAGATAACAAAGAGTCACCATTTAGTGATACTGTTGCTAAAAAATGTAATGATGAAGTTAAAACAATTCGGACAAGAACACCACAACTTAAAATTTCTAAGGATATCAAAACTTTTTCTTCTGAAAGAAAAGGTGTAAAAGATTTTAACAAGGAAAACACTGGGGACAATCTTGAATCATATCGGCCATCAAATAAAATGTGTAAAAGTAGTCAAAAATTGTCTATATTCAGGAGCTATACTGATGAAAACTGCAAAGATATAAATGTTCTTGCGCCAAACAACACTAACAATATAATTCCCGAAAACAAATCAAACTCTACAGTCAGAAAACCATCACCCATGGTAGCACCAGTAGCTAAAGCTCCAAATAGCATACAGAAAACTAACGCAACTACACCTAAGATCAAATCAGGCATCCGGAAATTTACTCCTGGCTCTGCAAAACACAGTAATAAGAAAACACCAAAACTATTAGTGTTGCAGAATAGAGAAAAAGTAAGATGTGAATTATTTAGACAGAATCAGGAAAGAGAAGAAGACTCTGCACCATCAGCACCTGCTCCTGCATGTGTGCCTGTTCAAGACACACCTTTAAATTCGAAAGTGCTGCCACCTTCATATGCTGCAACTCCATCATACCCACAGGGAAAGGCTGGGCCAAATAACTCaaaagttttattcaaaacaacttctatcaaaaataaaaagtatatgtTTATTAAGAAGTTGGGTGCTGGAGGTTCTAGTGAAGTATAtaag GTATTAGAAGTGGGGACATCATGTGAATATGCTGTGAAATGTGTCTACTTGAACACTGACCAGGAGATGGCTCAGGGCTACATCAATGAGGTGCGGCTTCTTCGTGAACTGCAGAACTCTGATAGAGTCATTAGACTTTTTGATTa CGAGTATGACCGCGCCAACAAGTTCCTGCGGCTGGTGTTGGAGGTGGGCGAGACAGACCTGTCGTCGTTCCTGAGGGTGCGTGGCGCCGGCCTGCCGCCCGCTCTCGTGCTGCACTACTGGGAGGAGATGCTGCTGGCTGTCAACTATATACACGAGCATG GTGTGATCCACGCGGACCTGAAGCCGGCCAACTTCCTGCTGGTGTGCGGGCGACTGAAGCTCATAGACTTCGGCATCGCGTCTGCCATCAGTAGCGACGCCACCAGTGTGGTGCGCGCGCAGGCTGCCGGGACCTACTCCTACATCAGCCCCGAGGCGCTCATGGGCGGGGCCGGCGGCTACTCCAACAGCTCCAACATCAAG ATATCGTTCAAGTCCGACGTGTGGTCCCTGGGCTGTATCCTGTACAGCATGGTGTACGGCCGCACGCCTTTCGGCCACATCCCCAACCTGGCCAAGCTGGCTGCCATACTCGATCCCAACCACCGCATCGAATACCCACCTGCCAACC ACCTGCCGACGTCGCTGCTGTCAGCGCTCAAGTGGTGCCTCACGTACAACGCGCGCGCGAGACCTGCCGTCCGCGACTTGCTGGCACTGCGGCACCTCCAGACTGAGCCATGCTCCGCGCAGACCCCGCTGCCGCCGCGGCTTCTCGAGCGACTCAAAGCCCACGTCACTGCGGACGAGTTTGCGATGCTGCAGCAGGCGAGGATATGA